The Petrocella atlantisensis genome has a window encoding:
- a CDS encoding efflux RND transporter permease subunit — translation MIKSVIINRKILLLFILLVFLLGTYSYYHMPKQESPNVTPSVAIITTIYPGASQENVERLVTSKIEDEIKTLEGYSFSISYSNNSVSTIILEIEYGSDTDKAWAILGTKMQQLQSDLPPECHDILIKTNLAETTGIIIALSGENYTYEELGEYGERIMKRLADLQGVTRFELMGDITREVQVTVDHNAFNRLGLSYQDLIELLRSQNLEIPSGLIENASSKIALNITGSFESLEEIENIVIGMSDTDYSVLRLKDIATVAMVERDNDIRYKDNGHNAILLSGYFKQDENVLNIGKAVRANLESIKKDMPKDLMFKEVIFQPEDVEVSLNDFMMNLLQGIILVILVVFVGMGFRNAIIVSTAIPLAIIMTFIIMPLVDTPIHQVSIIALIVALGMLVDNAIVVSDSIQNKLDEGMDRLTACESGSKEVLIPVFTSTLTTIATLSPLLFLNSIVGDYIIGLPLVVIIALISSFVIAVFVTPVLAYMFFKPSKNRKEHAHFRFGYKMLDRMMHHKVLSVISVIAIIALLGSTLLFLEVIFFPKADKNIMYVDIVSEKIIDLETTETISDQVEAILAKEDGVISYTTAIGGGIPKFFTAMNIYTQLPQNAQIMFRVDLSQTSFPKNTPYAEYLQAKIDESLLGGKATVKELENAFPSEAPIALRFTGSDFDRINDTVSEVKAILEDIEGTKNVRTDYDGKKLEYEIKLDQNELSYLGLLKYDVLNEVSIALRGREASTYRSEGKEYDIRLRSSGKQLSDIENLMIKSSISGHKYLLKDIGSIGLVEKQPTIKKYKGDYTISLYSDIYLGYQRPIILETLYAKLSDVDFEDVSYSFDGEAELIQENFGSAGSAAVFAVFAIYLILLFQFKDMRQPFIVLITVPLSSAGALFGLFLMNQPISFTGLIGIISLIGIVVNNAIVLIDYINIKCREGKSIEEAAKEASGIRLRPIVLSTVTTISGLIPLLLSNSELFKPMAVALVFGLLVSTLLTLVFIPLMYTILIPERSVDVVK, via the coding sequence ATGATTAAATCGGTGATTATCAATCGAAAAATTTTGCTTCTGTTTATCTTGCTTGTTTTCCTACTCGGAACATACAGCTATTATCATATGCCAAAACAAGAGTCACCAAATGTCACCCCTTCAGTAGCCATCATCACTACAATCTATCCCGGTGCTTCTCAAGAAAATGTAGAACGTCTTGTCACCAGTAAAATAGAAGATGAAATCAAAACCCTAGAAGGCTATAGTTTCAGTATTTCTTACTCCAACAACAGCGTTTCGACCATTATCCTCGAAATTGAATATGGTAGCGATACAGACAAAGCATGGGCGATTTTAGGTACAAAAATGCAGCAACTTCAATCGGACTTGCCCCCGGAATGTCATGATATTTTGATAAAAACCAATCTGGCAGAAACCACCGGTATCATTATTGCTTTATCCGGAGAGAATTATACATATGAGGAACTTGGCGAATATGGTGAAAGGATTATGAAACGTCTCGCAGACTTACAAGGGGTTACACGCTTTGAGCTCATGGGTGATATAACGCGTGAGGTACAAGTGACCGTCGATCATAACGCCTTCAATCGCCTTGGCTTATCCTATCAAGACTTGATAGAGCTTCTTAGAAGTCAAAATCTGGAGATTCCCTCCGGCCTCATTGAAAACGCGTCCAGTAAAATCGCCCTAAATATTACGGGATCCTTCGAATCACTGGAGGAAATAGAAAATATTGTCATCGGCATGTCAGATACCGATTACTCTGTACTTCGTCTAAAAGATATTGCAACAGTGGCCATGGTTGAGCGTGATAACGACATCAGGTACAAGGATAATGGTCATAACGCTATTTTACTCAGTGGTTATTTCAAACAAGATGAAAATGTGTTGAATATCGGTAAGGCGGTTCGAGCTAACCTTGAAAGCATAAAAAAAGACATGCCAAAGGACCTTATGTTTAAAGAAGTCATCTTCCAACCTGAAGATGTTGAGGTGTCACTCAATGATTTTATGATGAACTTGCTTCAAGGTATCATTTTAGTTATTTTGGTTGTCTTTGTTGGTATGGGCTTTAGAAACGCCATTATTGTTTCAACAGCCATCCCACTTGCCATCATTATGACTTTTATTATTATGCCCCTTGTCGACACGCCCATTCATCAGGTATCCATTATCGCACTCATTGTTGCTCTTGGTATGCTTGTCGACAATGCGATTGTTGTGAGTGATTCGATCCAGAATAAGTTGGACGAAGGTATGGATAGACTAACCGCCTGTGAATCCGGTTCAAAAGAAGTCCTTATACCGGTCTTCACTTCTACCTTAACAACCATTGCTACCCTTTCTCCTCTATTGTTCTTAAATTCTATAGTTGGTGATTATATTATTGGGTTACCATTGGTGGTAATCATAGCTTTAATATCCTCCTTTGTCATTGCGGTTTTTGTTACGCCGGTACTGGCCTATATGTTTTTTAAACCTAGTAAAAATAGAAAAGAACATGCTCATTTTAGATTTGGCTATAAGATGCTCGACCGTATGATGCACCATAAAGTCTTAAGTGTTATCAGTGTTATAGCCATTATTGCCCTACTTGGCAGTACCCTGCTTTTCTTAGAGGTTATTTTTTTCCCAAAAGCCGACAAAAACATTATGTACGTGGATATCGTCTCAGAAAAAATTATTGATTTGGAAACGACGGAGACCATTTCCGATCAAGTGGAGGCGATTCTAGCCAAAGAGGATGGGGTTATATCGTATACCACAGCTATAGGTGGTGGTATACCCAAATTCTTTACAGCTATGAACATCTATACCCAACTGCCTCAAAATGCTCAAATCATGTTTCGCGTGGATCTAAGTCAAACCTCTTTTCCTAAAAACACGCCTTACGCTGAGTACCTCCAGGCAAAAATCGATGAGAGCCTATTGGGTGGCAAGGCCACTGTTAAAGAACTTGAAAATGCTTTTCCCAGCGAAGCCCCTATTGCCCTTCGTTTCACCGGAAGTGATTTTGATAGAATCAACGATACCGTTTCCGAAGTGAAAGCTATACTAGAGGATATTGAAGGGACCAAAAATGTTCGAACCGATTACGACGGAAAAAAACTTGAATATGAAATCAAGTTAGATCAAAACGAGCTCTCCTATTTAGGGCTACTTAAATACGATGTTCTTAATGAGGTGAGTATTGCCCTACGAGGACGAGAAGCCTCAACTTATCGAAGTGAGGGAAAAGAATACGATATTCGCCTTAGAAGTAGTGGCAAGCAATTAAGTGATATCGAGAATCTAATGATTAAGTCCAGTATCAGCGGTCATAAATATTTGTTAAAAGATATAGGATCTATAGGACTGGTAGAAAAACAACCCACCATAAAAAAATACAAAGGAGATTATACCATCTCTTTGTATAGCGATATCTACCTTGGATATCAAAGACCTATCATTCTTGAGACACTTTATGCCAAGCTTTCTGATGTAGATTTTGAGGATGTTTCTTATAGTTTTGACGGTGAGGCTGAATTGATTCAGGAGAACTTCGGAAGTGCAGGAAGTGCCGCTGTTTTTGCTGTTTTTGCCATTTATTTAATTCTGTTATTTCAGTTTAAAGATATGCGACAACCTTTTATCGTACTGATTACCGTACCTCTATCCTCTGCCGGTGCACTTTTCGGACTGTTTCTCATGAATCAGCCAATATCCTTTACAGGACTTATCGGTATTATTAGTTTAATTGGTATTGTGGTCAACAATGCCATCGTCTTAATTGACTATATCAATATCAAATGCAGAGAAGGAAAAAGCATAGAAGAGGCCGCAAAAGAAGCCTCCGGCATTCGTTTACGACCTATTGTACTCTCAACGGTTACGACCATATCCGGCCTTATCCCTTTATTGCTATCTAATAGTGAATTGTTTAAACCTATGGCTGTAGCACTGGTTTTTGGCCTTCTGGTATCGACCTTACTGACGTTGGTTTTTATACCACTTATGTATACCATCCTAATACCTGAGCGTTCTGTTGATGTGGTTAAATGA
- a CDS encoding AEC family transporter: MLENFIFSVSSAVPIFMVMIVGYFLRKRKVVDEAFIKMANTLVFNVALPIKLFSDVFNTSLDQKLDLRFIIFILSGTVLSVVIVWILIRGFIKDKAKLGAFLHGSYRGNFLYIGLSLMENVTGSIGFKAPLAIAFIIPTYNILAVIILTLTCTHKDLSTNIWGVIKNIIKNPLIIAVLLGILASRMGLNLPLMVTRTMGYFEVLATPLALITIGASFSFEKLSENINISLLASLFKLVIIPASAVAAALLIGFPHEDILLIYIIFGVPTATVSYIMTVAMHGDRDLASNIIMTTTILSNITMTLFIFLFKTMGII, translated from the coding sequence ATGTTAGAGAATTTTATTTTTAGTGTCAGCAGTGCGGTACCCATATTCATGGTTATGATTGTAGGCTATTTTCTAAGAAAAAGAAAGGTCGTGGATGAAGCCTTTATAAAAATGGCGAATACTTTGGTATTCAATGTTGCTTTGCCCATTAAACTGTTTAGCGATGTGTTTAATACATCCTTGGATCAGAAACTAGACCTTAGATTTATTATCTTTATACTTTCAGGAACGGTTCTTAGTGTTGTTATCGTCTGGATTCTGATTCGGGGATTCATCAAAGATAAAGCAAAACTAGGGGCTTTTCTTCATGGCTCCTATAGAGGTAATTTTCTCTATATTGGCTTATCTCTTATGGAAAATGTAACAGGCTCCATCGGTTTTAAAGCCCCATTGGCCATTGCCTTTATCATACCGACCTACAATATTTTAGCGGTTATTATTTTAACATTAACTTGTACCCATAAAGATTTGTCAACAAACATTTGGGGTGTCATAAAAAATATCATAAAAAACCCTTTAATCATTGCGGTATTGCTTGGAATCTTAGCATCTAGAATGGGATTGAATCTACCACTAATGGTAACGAGAACCATGGGGTATTTTGAAGTACTGGCTACCCCACTTGCTTTAATTACCATTGGGGCATCCTTTAGCTTTGAAAAACTATCGGAAAATATAAACATATCCCTTCTGGCCAGTCTGTTTAAGTTGGTTATTATACCTGCATCTGCAGTTGCGGCTGCGTTACTAATAGGTTTTCCACATGAGGATATTTTGTTGATCTATATTATATTTGGGGTACCAACAGCCACAGTTTCTTATATCATGACTGTAGCCATGCATGGTGACAGAGACCTTGCCTCCAACATTATTATGACCACAACCATATTATCCAATATCACCATGACCTTGTTCATATTTCTTTTTAAGACAATGGGCATCATTTAA
- a CDS encoding fatty acid desaturase, with protein sequence MSRKEWNSYLKVYAKADHKKVMLQIFNTVIPYILLLVSIFYLGSQGTSFAILFPLSIVAAALMVRTFIFFHDCTHQSYVSSSKGNQLLGNFFGILVFTPYEPWKKEHNIHHGTVGNLDERGVGDIWTMTSTEYEAASKFDKMIYRIFRNPAFLFTIAPVFLFTVLQRFPKKTATKKERRNYALVNSILLIYAVSFSFLFGWQVFFTYQILIIAMASTTGVWMFYVQHQFEEVYWEGAADWDLVDAALEGSTFYKLPGILEWISGYIGYHHIHHLNARIPNYNLKACYNSSTKLQETKTVYFLESFKLAFLFIYNEKVKRMMTYKAYTAYKSVNKPIEQL encoded by the coding sequence ATGTCAAGAAAAGAATGGAACAGTTATCTTAAAGTCTATGCGAAAGCAGACCATAAAAAAGTAATGTTACAAATATTTAATACAGTTATACCATACATATTGCTTCTGGTTAGTATTTTCTATCTGGGCAGTCAGGGTACTAGTTTTGCTATATTATTCCCTTTGAGCATCGTAGCTGCAGCGCTCATGGTTCGAACTTTTATATTTTTTCACGACTGTACCCACCAATCTTATGTAAGCAGCAGTAAGGGCAATCAATTACTGGGTAATTTCTTTGGTATATTGGTTTTTACACCTTACGAGCCTTGGAAAAAGGAACACAATATTCATCATGGAACAGTGGGGAATTTAGATGAAAGAGGTGTTGGAGATATCTGGACCATGACCTCAACAGAGTATGAAGCCGCATCCAAGTTTGATAAAATGATCTATAGGATTTTTAGAAATCCGGCGTTTCTTTTTACCATAGCACCGGTATTTCTCTTTACGGTATTGCAAAGATTTCCTAAAAAAACAGCTACAAAAAAAGAAAGAAGAAACTATGCCCTCGTTAATAGTATCCTTCTTATCTACGCTGTATCCTTTTCGTTCTTATTTGGGTGGCAGGTATTTTTCACCTATCAGATTTTAATTATTGCCATGGCCTCTACAACTGGGGTTTGGATGTTTTATGTTCAACATCAGTTTGAGGAAGTATACTGGGAAGGTGCAGCTGATTGGGATTTGGTGGATGCTGCTCTTGAAGGAAGTACTTTCTATAAGCTTCCCGGTATTTTAGAGTGGATCAGTGGGTATATAGGGTACCACCATATCCATCATTTGAATGCAAGAATACCAAACTATAATCTTAAAGCTTGTTATAATTCAAGTACAAAATTACAAGAAACTAAGACCGTTTATTTTCTAGAGAGCTTTAAGTTAGCCTTCTTGTTTATCTATAACGAAAAAGTAAAACGGATGATGACCTATAAGGCTTATACAGCTTATAAATCTGTCAATAAACCAATTGAGCAGTTATAA
- a CDS encoding metal ABC transporter permease has protein sequence MIEAILKYNYMQNALMAAILTSLICGVMGTIIVQKRLVSMSGGIAHASFGGIGLGYFLAIEPIIGGLVFATITSVSVGAIQRKTKNNADTIASMFWSAGMALGIFFVALTPGYPPDMTSYLFGDILAVSQTYIRLMVLLTLIILFIIFPLFNYWKLYLFDEEYAKIMGVKVILLETVLYVLIAFSIVILIKVVGVILSLALLTIPPTIAKLFTYQLKWMMGLSVLFGITFSLAGLSLSYYANIPSGATIILVAIGGYFLAAITKKLWHKRKHSEVDATV, from the coding sequence ATGATTGAAGCCATACTTAAATATAATTATATGCAAAATGCTTTGATGGCAGCTATCTTAACCAGTTTAATCTGTGGTGTTATGGGAACAATTATTGTTCAAAAGCGTTTGGTTAGCATGAGTGGTGGTATCGCTCATGCTTCTTTCGGTGGCATTGGTTTAGGTTATTTTCTTGCTATCGAGCCCATTATTGGTGGTTTGGTTTTTGCAACCATAACTTCCGTCAGTGTAGGTGCCATTCAAAGAAAAACAAAAAACAATGCGGATACGATCGCAAGTATGTTTTGGTCAGCCGGGATGGCACTTGGTATCTTCTTTGTAGCGCTAACACCCGGTTACCCACCGGACATGACCTCCTATCTTTTTGGAGATATATTAGCCGTAAGTCAAACTTATATTCGCCTTATGGTCCTACTAACACTTATTATTTTATTTATTATTTTCCCTTTGTTTAATTATTGGAAGCTCTATCTTTTTGATGAAGAATATGCTAAAATAATGGGCGTTAAGGTGATTTTACTGGAGACGGTACTATATGTATTAATCGCCTTTAGTATCGTCATATTAATTAAGGTAGTAGGTGTTATTTTGTCTTTAGCCTTATTAACCATTCCACCAACGATAGCCAAACTTTTTACCTATCAACTTAAATGGATGATGGGTTTATCCGTTTTATTTGGGATTACTTTTAGTTTAGCAGGTCTTAGTCTTTCATATTATGCCAATATTCCATCCGGTGCGACAATCATACTGGTGGCAATCGGTGGTTATTTTTTGGCGGCAATCACTAAAAAGTTGTGGCATAAACGCAAACATTCAGAAGTGGATGCTACGGTGTAA
- a CDS encoding metal ABC transporter ATP-binding protein produces MSGIRIHNLEVKYDQVTALKDVTFEIKENEFLGIIGPNGGGKTTLVKAILGLIEPSSGTITVDHQDVMGYVPQMTTFDRQFPITVMEVILMGHLPKEIKIGHRFNEHDRHHAMMVMKRLKIEHLRKRQIGQLSGGQMQRVLIARALMNHPSILILDEPTASVDEKTKESIYRMLKELNKKMTVIMITHDTALMWPYLDRVIYINKTVHLHDQATNGKMTEVMDTCPIDWFIEGEKIQKELLIGKGAKND; encoded by the coding sequence ATGTCAGGCATACGCATTCATAATTTAGAAGTCAAATATGATCAAGTGACGGCCTTAAAAGACGTTACTTTTGAAATTAAAGAAAATGAGTTTCTAGGTATTATAGGTCCTAATGGTGGCGGCAAGACAACTTTGGTTAAAGCCATATTAGGTCTTATTGAACCTTCTTCCGGCACCATAACCGTAGATCATCAAGATGTGATGGGTTACGTGCCTCAGATGACCACTTTTGACCGTCAATTCCCGATTACAGTTATGGAAGTCATATTGATGGGTCATCTACCAAAGGAAATAAAAATCGGTCATCGGTTTAATGAGCATGATAGGCATCATGCTATGATGGTGATGAAGCGCCTTAAGATTGAGCATCTGAGAAAACGGCAGATTGGCCAGCTTTCCGGTGGACAAATGCAGAGGGTGCTAATAGCTAGAGCACTCATGAACCATCCGAGTATTCTTATCTTAGATGAACCGACAGCCAGTGTCGATGAAAAGACCAAAGAGAGTATATACAGAATGCTAAAAGAACTGAACAAAAAGATGACGGTGATTATGATTACTCATGACACAGCCCTTATGTGGCCATACTTAGATAGAGTCATCTATATTAATAAAACCGTTCATCTTCATGATCAGGCTACAAATGGTAAAATGACTGAAGTAATGGATACATGCCCGATTGATTGGTTTATTGAAGGTGAAAAGATTCAAAAAGAATTACTTATTGGTAAAGGGGCAAAAAATGATTGA
- a CDS encoding efflux RND transporter periplasmic adaptor subunit, translated as MKWKKITKVLIVFAVIASIIGIIVVQRNQTKLKKMVEETESIIPVSVMPIEITKYDEVLSYIGAVQTDSVQSLSFKSPGKIKTIDVKEGDVVEAGEQLVTLDTVDMTYELDGARQAMEAAYAQYQLAQKGATSQEVESARLALGKAKEAYDFKLNTSNEMKQLYDEGIVSKKEYDLVVLEASLAQKDYERANQAYMTVMEGSDPSLLDLYYSNYEQARTLYEHKESLIRDASLMAPISGTIISLPYEVNTMVPAGQPVVYIRKDGAVVALGVTQQDYAKITVGDNVRILRDEKRINGLVSRKSNIPDISTHLYQLEVSVDHQDFLMGEIVECEIVVGQKEGILIPIEAVIVDGETYVYVQVDHEARRKNITIEEILDDRIIVTGLNIGDLLILENIKKIDEGTVISVIDEVKEDD; from the coding sequence ATGAAGTGGAAAAAAATCACAAAGGTGCTTATTGTTTTTGCCGTAATCGCCTCTATTATAGGTATTATTGTTGTACAAAGAAATCAGACCAAGCTTAAGAAGATGGTAGAAGAAACAGAGTCTATTATTCCAGTTTCTGTTATGCCCATAGAGATCACCAAGTATGATGAAGTACTCTCCTATATTGGTGCTGTCCAAACAGATAGTGTGCAATCTTTAAGCTTTAAAAGTCCAGGTAAGATAAAGACAATCGATGTTAAAGAAGGTGATGTTGTAGAAGCAGGTGAACAACTTGTCACTTTGGATACCGTTGATATGACCTATGAACTTGACGGTGCAAGACAAGCTATGGAAGCTGCTTATGCCCAGTATCAACTGGCACAAAAAGGCGCTACATCTCAAGAAGTTGAAAGCGCACGTTTGGCACTGGGAAAAGCAAAAGAAGCATATGATTTCAAACTCAACACTTCTAATGAAATGAAGCAGCTCTATGATGAAGGCATTGTATCCAAAAAGGAATATGACCTTGTGGTCCTTGAGGCTTCCTTGGCGCAAAAAGATTATGAACGTGCCAACCAAGCCTACATGACGGTGATGGAAGGATCGGATCCATCCCTTCTGGATCTGTATTATAGCAATTATGAGCAAGCACGAACGCTCTATGAGCATAAAGAATCACTAATAAGAGATGCATCCCTTATGGCGCCTATCAGTGGCACAATTATAAGTCTGCCTTATGAAGTCAATACAATGGTCCCTGCCGGCCAACCTGTGGTCTACATACGAAAAGATGGCGCTGTGGTTGCCCTTGGTGTCACCCAACAAGATTACGCCAAGATTACTGTCGGTGACAATGTTCGTATTCTAAGGGATGAAAAACGAATTAATGGTTTGGTTTCCAGAAAATCCAACATACCGGATATCTCCACACATCTGTACCAATTAGAAGTTTCCGTTGATCATCAAGACTTCCTTATGGGCGAGATTGTTGAATGTGAGATTGTGGTGGGTCAAAAAGAAGGCATCTTGATTCCCATTGAAGCTGTCATTGTAGATGGAGAAACCTATGTCTATGTTCAAGTGGACCATGAAGCACGGCGTAAGAATATAACCATTGAAGAAATACTAGATGACCGAATTATAGTTACCGGTTTGAATATCGGCGATCTTTTGATCCTAGAAAACATAAAGAAAATAGATGAAGGTACTGTCATTTCCGTCATAGATGAGGTGAAAGAAGATGATTAA
- a CDS encoding metal ABC transporter solute-binding protein, Zn/Mn family, whose translation MKYIKSLIYMSIIIVLFVSCGPKETITETNVDEQTPTTTEDSATSDPIKVSVPIGPIGDFVKQVGGERVDVNVILPPGSSESNYQPSPKEMNALAESQIYFSIGMGTEVANILPNMTSLNENLLVIHLDEVVDQVYPAMYFEDYEDNQNHDEDEDEHEDEDNHGHEGRDPHMWMSPKRVMVMIEAIRDELITLDSENASFYEDNAKAYIHELTALDDQIRDFIATVSNKKFIIMHPSLGYFADDYNLEMIAIEEDGKATTARRLGEIIDFANANNIKVVLYQQEFDSQQAKTLADEIGGSTMVFEPLSKDYLDSLTRLFDVFKAVLK comes from the coding sequence ATGAAATATATAAAATCGCTGATATACATGAGTATTATAATCGTATTATTCGTCAGCTGTGGACCAAAAGAAACAATTACTGAAACAAATGTTGATGAGCAAACACCAACAACAACAGAGGATTCTGCAACATCAGATCCAATCAAAGTATCCGTTCCTATTGGACCTATAGGTGACTTTGTCAAGCAAGTCGGTGGTGAACGTGTAGATGTTAATGTCATCTTACCTCCAGGATCGAGTGAAAGTAACTATCAGCCCTCTCCGAAAGAAATGAATGCACTTGCTGAGTCACAGATTTATTTTAGTATTGGCATGGGCACGGAAGTAGCCAACATATTACCCAATATGACATCTTTAAATGAGAACCTATTAGTCATTCATCTAGACGAAGTGGTGGACCAGGTATATCCGGCTATGTATTTTGAAGACTATGAAGACAATCAAAATCATGATGAAGATGAAGATGAGCATGAAGATGAAGATAATCATGGTCACGAAGGTAGAGACCCTCATATGTGGATGTCACCAAAAAGAGTTATGGTGATGATAGAAGCCATAAGAGATGAACTCATAACACTCGATTCTGAAAACGCTTCTTTTTATGAGGATAATGCCAAAGCCTATATCCATGAATTAACAGCTTTGGATGACCAGATTAGGGATTTTATAGCCACAGTATCTAATAAGAAATTCATCATTATGCACCCATCACTCGGCTATTTTGCCGATGACTACAATCTTGAAATGATAGCCATTGAAGAAGACGGTAAAGCAACGACAGCTAGGCGTTTAGGTGAAATTATTGATTTTGCCAATGCAAATAATATTAAGGTCGTCTTGTACCAACAAGAATTTGATAGCCAACAGGCAAAGACATTAGCGGATGAGATCGGTGGTAGTACCATGGTTTTTGAGCCGTTATCGAAAGATTATTTAGATAGTCTAACACGTCTTTTTGATGTTTTTAAAGCAGTATTAAAATAG
- a CDS encoding ABC-F family ATP-binding cassette domain-containing protein, translating into MSILTVENVSHDFGGRKILEDASFRLLKGEHVGLVGANGEGKSTFLNIITGKLMPDEGKIEWCKRITTGYLDQHTVLEKGQTIRDVLRLAFKHMYEMEEEMLAIYEKMGDASETELAEMMDDVSEIQHDLERHGFYIIDSKIESIANGLGLGNIGLDKLVDELSGGQRTKVLLTKLLLEAPMILILDEPTNYLDVEHIEWLKNYLINYENAFILVSHDVPFMNGVTNVIYHVEGADLTRYVGDYENFIRMYDLKKRQVEQAYDKQQKEIKKLEDFVARNKARVATSNMAKSRQKKLDKMDVIELVKEKVKPNFGFKDTRASSKYVFEAQDLMIGYDEPLTSPLNIQLERGQKIAIKGVNGLGKSTLLKTLLGKLKPVGGKVILGDYLSPGYFEQEAIRDTDHTALEEIWSSYPSMTNAEVRAALARCGLTTEHITSKMMVLSGGENAKVRLCKLMLEELNWLVLDEPTNHLDVDAKASLKQALIDFKGTIVLVSHEPEFYQDWVTDVWNVEDWTTKVV; encoded by the coding sequence ATGAGCATATTAACAGTTGAAAATGTCAGCCATGATTTTGGCGGCAGAAAAATATTAGAAGACGCATCTTTTAGACTTTTAAAAGGTGAACATGTAGGTCTTGTAGGTGCTAACGGAGAAGGAAAGTCAACCTTTCTGAACATCATCACAGGAAAACTCATGCCGGATGAAGGCAAGATTGAATGGTGTAAACGAATTACAACCGGCTATCTTGATCAACATACCGTACTAGAAAAAGGACAGACCATTAGGGATGTCTTACGTTTGGCCTTCAAACATATGTACGAAATGGAAGAAGAAATGTTGGCCATTTACGAAAAGATGGGTGACGCATCAGAAACAGAACTTGCTGAGATGATGGATGATGTTTCGGAGATTCAACATGATTTGGAACGCCATGGCTTTTACATTATTGACTCTAAGATTGAATCCATAGCTAATGGACTTGGCCTTGGCAATATCGGACTTGATAAATTGGTGGATGAACTAAGCGGTGGTCAACGGACAAAAGTATTGTTGACGAAATTATTACTTGAAGCACCCATGATTCTCATATTGGATGAGCCGACTAACTATTTGGACGTGGAGCATATTGAATGGCTTAAGAATTACCTGATCAACTATGAGAATGCCTTCATACTGGTTTCCCATGATGTTCCTTTCATGAATGGGGTTACCAACGTCATTTACCACGTTGAAGGTGCAGATCTGACAAGGTACGTTGGAGATTATGAGAATTTTATTCGTATGTATGATTTGAAGAAACGACAAGTTGAACAAGCCTATGATAAACAGCAAAAAGAGATTAAAAAGTTGGAAGATTTTGTTGCAAGAAATAAGGCAAGAGTCGCTACGTCTAACATGGCAAAGTCCCGTCAGAAGAAGTTGGATAAAATGGATGTCATTGAATTGGTCAAAGAAAAAGTTAAGCCGAATTTCGGTTTTAAGGATACAAGAGCTTCAAGTAAATACGTTTTTGAAGCTCAAGATCTTATGATTGGTTATGATGAGCCACTTACGTCTCCCCTTAATATACAGCTAGAGCGTGGACAAAAGATAGCCATCAAAGGCGTCAATGGCCTTGGAAAATCAACATTACTAAAGACCTTACTCGGTAAACTAAAGCCGGTTGGGGGCAAAGTAATCCTTGGTGATTATTTGTCACCCGGTTATTTTGAACAAGAGGCTATTAGAGATACAGATCATACCGCTCTTGAAGAAATTTGGTCAAGTTACCCCTCTATGACCAATGCAGAAGTCAGAGCTGCTTTAGCCAGATGCGGCTTGACCACGGAACACATCACCAGTAAGATGATGGTACTAAGTGGTGGCGAGAACGCAAAAGTTAGACTATGCAAGCTTATGTTAGAAGAATTAAATTGGTTGGTACTAGATGAGCCGACCAACCATTTGGATGTAGACGCAAAGGCATCACTCAAACAAGCCTTAATAGATTTTAAAGGCACAATCGTACTGGTGAGCCATGAACCTGAGTTTTATCAGGATTGGGTAACAGACGTTTGGAATGTTGAAGATTGGACAACAAAAGTTGTATAA